The Mangrovimonas cancribranchiae nucleotide sequence ACGTTAACTCTAGAAATCGAATCGCTTTACAACGGTAACGCTATAGATATAATTGCTATGGGAACAAAAGGCACATCTGGTGTTAAAGGCGTTTTGTTTGGATCTAATACCGTACATGTTTTAAATAATGCAAAATGCCCCGTATTGGCTATACCAAGCGATTTTTCTTATGAAGAACCTCATGAAATACTGTTTCCATCAGATTACGAAGTCGATTTTAAAGCAAGCCAGATAAAACCTATTGTAGATATTGCAAACATGTATGGTGCAAGAGTAAATATTTTACACGTCAATTATGGAGAGGATTTAACCGAGCTACAAGATAAAAACCGTAACACATTAGAAGGCTTTTTTACATCTGTAGCCCATCTTTTTCACGATATAAAAAACAAAAGTGTGGCTAGCGCTATTTCAGATTTTCAATTAAAAGCTCGTGTAAATTTATTAGTCATGTTAAATAACAAACATTCTTTTTTCGAGAACATATTTTTTAAATCAAAAATTAATCAAATAGGCTTTCATTTAAATATTCCTTTTTTAGTTATTCCATCAAAAGTATCGTGAAATAAGGTCATGAAGGTCTGTAGTATAATAATTAAAAACACGTCATTATGAAAAATGTAGGCATTTGGTTAGATAAAGAAAAAGCCCTTATTGTAACGGTTAAGGGGGACGATGAAACTTTAAATTCTGTTCCTTCAAATATCGAGAACTTTCATGTTCATGGTGGTTCAGGGTCACGTTTTAAAGGAGGTCCGCAAGATGTTGTGCAAGATAGTAAGTATTTAGAGCGCGAGAAACATCAATTAAAACAGTATTTTAAAACTATAGTTGAAAGTGTAAATACCGCCGATGCTTTGGTTGTTTTTGGTCCAGCTGAAACAAAAGATAAATTCATTAAAGAAGTCCAACAAAACTACAAACCACTTACTGCC carries:
- a CDS encoding universal stress protein codes for the protein MKTILLPTDFSENSWNAIVYTLQLFKNNTCTFHLLHTYTPVILQYDYQSVGASQYGLADAMKSTSEMQLQALLERIKGKFNNPKHTFLTSAAFNTLTLEIESLYNGNAIDIIAMGTKGTSGVKGVLFGSNTVHVLNNAKCPVLAIPSDFSYEEPHEILFPSDYEVDFKASQIKPIVDIANMYGARVNILHVNYGEDLTELQDKNRNTLEGFFTSVAHLFHDIKNKSVASAISDFQLKARVNLLVMLNNKHSFFENIFFKSKINQIGFHLNIPFLVIPSKVS